The Polaribacter sp. KT25b genome contains the following window.
TACAATTCTAGCAACAATACCTTTATTACCGTGACGTCCCGCCATTTTATCACCTACTTTTAACTTACGTTTTTTAGCGATATAGATTTTAGCCAGTTTCAAGATTCCTGCTGGTAACTCATCACCTACAGAAATAGTGAATTTTTGACGACGTAAATTTCCTTGTAAATCGTTTACCTTGATTTTGTAATTGTGAACTAATTCTCCTACTAAATCATTTAACTCTTTATCAGTTGTCCAAGATCCAGTTAAATGAATATAATCATCTACTGAGTTCAACATTTTAAGTGTATATTTTTTACCTTTTGGTAAAACTTCTTCACCTAAATCATTAAAAACACCTTGAGAAGTTTTACCACTTATAAGAGTAAATAACTTATCAATTAACTCATCTTTTAAAGTTTCAAACTTAGATACAAAAGATGCTTCTAAAGTTGCTACTGCCTCTTTATCTCTTAATCTCTTAGTCTTATCTTTTAAAGCTCTCTTAAATAACTTTTTATCAATTACTACACCTCTTAATGATGGAGAAGCTTTTAATGATGCGTCTTTAACATCACCAGCTTTATCACCAAAAATAGCACGTAATAATTTTTCTTCTGGAGTTGGGTCAGATTCTCCTTTTGGTGTAATTTTACCAATTAAGATATCACCAGGATTTACTTCTGCACCAATTCTAATCATTCCATTTTCATCTAAATCTTTAGTAGCTTCTTCAGAAACGTTAGGAATATCATTAGTTAACTCTTCAGTTCCTAATTTTGTATCTCTAACATCTAAAGAATACTCATCGATATGAATAGATGTAAATATATCTTCACGAACAACTTTTTCTGAAATTACGATTGCATCCTCAAAGTTATACCCTTTCCAAGGCATAAAGGCCACTTTCATATTTCTACCTAAAGCTAATTCTCCTTTTTGTGTTGCATAACCTTCACAAAGCACTTGTCCTTCTTCAACTCTATCACCTTTTTGTACAATTGGCTTAAGGTTAATATTGGTACCTTGATTGGTTTTTCTAAACTTAATTAAGTTATAAGAAACTTCATCAGAATCAAAACTTACTAGTCTTTCTTCGTCAGTTCTGTCATACTTAATTGTAATTTTATTAGCATCTACATAAGTAACTTCACCAGCACCTTCTGCATTAATTAAAATACGAGAATCTTTTGCGACTCTACGTTCTAATCCTGTACCTACAATTGGAGATTCTGGTCTTAATAATGGTACCGCTTGACGCATCATGTTAGATCCCATCAAAGCTCTATTCGCATCATCATGTTCCAAGAAAGGAATTAAAGATGCAGAAATTGATGCAATTTGGTTTGGTGCAACATCCATATAATTTATCGCATCAGGACTAACTACAGGGAAATCCCCACCTTCACGTGCAATAACTCTATCTGTAACAAAACTTCCATCTTCATTTAACTCTAAATTAGATTGAGCGAATTTCATTCCCTCTTCTTCTTCAGCACTTAAATAAGTTGGTTCTACTGTTTCTACAACACCATCATTAACTTTTCTGTACGGAGTTTCAATAAAACCTAAGTTATTCACTTTTGCAAAAACAGAAAGTGATGAAATTAAACCAATATTTGGTCCTTCAGGAGTTTCAATTGGACATAAACGACCATAATGAGTATAGTGTACATCACGTACCTCAAAACCTGCTCTTTCTCTTGATAAACCTCCAGGTCCAAGTGCCGATAATCTACGCTTATGAGTTATCTCTGCTAATGGATTCGTTTGATCCATAAATTGAGACAATTGATTTGTTCCAAAGAATGAATTAATTACAGATGATAATGTTTTAGCATTAATCAAATCAATAGGAGTAAAAACCTCATTGTCACGTACATTCATACGCTCACGAATTGTTCTAGCCATACGAGCTAAACCAACACCAAATTGACCTGCTAATTGCTCACCAACAGTTCTTACACGTCTATTAGATAAGTGATCGATATCATCAACTTCTGCTTTAGAATTGATTAATTCAATTAAATATTTAATAATCGTAATAATATCAAGCTTAGTTAATACTTTTTGATCAATTGGTTCATTTAATTGAAGTTTAGTATTCATTCTAAAACGACCTACTTCACCTAAATTATATCTTTGTTCAGAAAAGAATAACTTATCTATAATACCTCTTGCAGTTTCCTCATCTGGCGGTTCTGCATTACGTAATTGTCTATAAATATGTTCTACAGCCTCTTTTTCTGAGTTTGTAGGATCTTTCTGTAATGTATTATGTATAATAGCATAATCTGCCATATGGTTATCTTCTTTATGAAGTAAAACCGTTTTAGCACCTGCATCTATTATTTCATCTATATGTTCTTTATCAAGAATTGTATCACGATCAAAAATGATTTCATTTCTCTCAATTGATACAACTTCTCCAGTATCTTCATCCACAAAATCTTCGTGCCAAGTTTTTAAAACTCTTGCTGCTAATTTGCGCCCTAATACTTTTTTTAATCCAGCTTTAGAAACTTTAACTTCTTCTGCGAGGTCAAAAATTTCTAAAATATCTTTATCTCTTTCAAAACCAATAGCTCTGAATAATGTTGTAACTGGTAATTTTTTCTTTCTATCAATATAAGCGTACATTACTTGATTGATATCGGTAGCAAATTCTATCCAAGAACCTTT
Protein-coding sequences here:
- the rpoB gene encoding DNA-directed RNA polymerase subunit beta; this encodes MATKNTTERINFATSQMIKEYPDFLDIQVKSFQDFFQLQTKAEERGEEGLYKTFMDNFPITDTRNQFVLEFLDYFVDPPRYSIQECIERGLTHSVPLKARLKLYCTDPEHEDFETIVQDVYLGTIPYMTNSGTFVINGAERVVVSQLHRSPGVFFGQSFHANGTKLYSARVIPFKGSWIEFATDINQVMYAYIDRKKKLPVTTLFRAIGFERDKDILEIFDLAEEVKVSKAGLKKVLGRKLAARVLKTWHEDFVDEDTGEVVSIERNEIIFDRDTILDKEHIDEIIDAGAKTVLLHKEDNHMADYAIIHNTLQKDPTNSEKEAVEHIYRQLRNAEPPDEETARGIIDKLFFSEQRYNLGEVGRFRMNTKLQLNEPIDQKVLTKLDIITIIKYLIELINSKAEVDDIDHLSNRRVRTVGEQLAGQFGVGLARMARTIRERMNVRDNEVFTPIDLINAKTLSSVINSFFGTNQLSQFMDQTNPLAEITHKRRLSALGPGGLSRERAGFEVRDVHYTHYGRLCPIETPEGPNIGLISSLSVFAKVNNLGFIETPYRKVNDGVVETVEPTYLSAEEEEGMKFAQSNLELNEDGSFVTDRVIAREGGDFPVVSPDAINYMDVAPNQIASISASLIPFLEHDDANRALMGSNMMRQAVPLLRPESPIVGTGLERRVAKDSRILINAEGAGEVTYVDANKITIKYDRTDEERLVSFDSDEVSYNLIKFRKTNQGTNINLKPIVQKGDRVEEGQVLCEGYATQKGELALGRNMKVAFMPWKGYNFEDAIVISEKVVREDIFTSIHIDEYSLDVRDTKLGTEELTNDIPNVSEEATKDLDENGMIRIGAEVNPGDILIGKITPKGESDPTPEEKLLRAIFGDKAGDVKDASLKASPSLRGVVIDKKLFKRALKDKTKRLRDKEAVATLEASFVSKFETLKDELIDKLFTLISGKTSQGVFNDLGEEVLPKGKKYTLKMLNSVDDYIHLTGSWTTDKELNDLVGELVHNYKIKVNDLQGNLRRQKFTISVGDELPAGILKLAKIYIAKKRKLKVGDKMAGRHGNKGIVARIVRAEDMPFLEDGTPVDIVLNPLGVPSRMNIGQIYETVLGWAGQKLGTKYATPIFDGASLDQINGITDEAGVPRFGHTHLYDGGTGKRFDQPATVGIIYMIKLGHMIEDKMHARSIGPYSLITQQPLGGKAQFGGQRFGEMEVWALEAYGASSILREILTVKSDDVMGRAKTYEAIVKGETMPEPGLPESFNVLMHELKGLGLDVRLEE